In Dryobates pubescens isolate bDryPub1 chromosome 31, bDryPub1.pri, whole genome shotgun sequence, one DNA window encodes the following:
- the F2RL3 gene encoding proteinase-activated receptor 4, with product METLRSRRLSQGLVLCCAFWGLCLASADYDDYSQNSTHEQVTPEVTPCPRAIPGEKATIENVTYLLVREATHAQLGSVVTVRLIPCLYSLVFLLGLPSNGLALWVLATRAEKLTSTVFLMNLAAADLLLILVLPFKIVYYFLGNHWPFGEGLCRLTTAAFYGNMYCSVLLLTCVSADRYLAVVHPFSSRSFRTPAFATATCAAIWLCAALLTLPLTLQQQSYPLYGADLMLCHDVLPRQEEEAYFFYYFICLIACAFLTPLLVMVFSYCSVLRVLLRSGKRYSYSVKLTALVLFTLVAFYTPSNVLLLVHYSSYNCKLYGNLYLSYMVSLAISTFNSCADPFVYYYVSEDFRDKVRRKFFGRRKQNTTSLKTSKETLPQKSSKDSLV from the exons atggagacCCTCAGGAGCAGACGGCTGTCAcaggggctggtgctgtgctgtgccttctGGGGactctgcctggcctctgcaGACTATGATG ATTACTCTCAGAACAGCACCCACGAGCAGGTAACACCAGAGGTCACACCGTGCCCCCGAGCCATCCCCGGGGAAAAAGCCACCATAGAAAATGTCACCTACCTGCTGGTCCGTGAGGCCACACATGCTCAGCTGGGCAGCGTGGTCACAGTGCGGCTCATCCCCTGCCTCTACAGCCTGGtcttcctgctggggctgccttccAACGGGCTGGCCCTCTGGGTCCTGGCCACCCGGGCTGAGAAGCTGACCTCCACAGTCTTCCTGATgaacctggctgcagcagacctGCTGCTCATCCTGGTGCTGCCCTTCAAGATTGTGTACTATTTCCTGGGGAACCACTGGCCCTTTGGGGAGGGCCTGTGCCGGCTGACCACAGCTGCCTTCTATGGGAACATgtactgctctgtgctgctgctcacctgcgTCAGCGCTGACCGCTACCTGGCTGTGGTGCACCCCTTCTCCTCACGCTCCTTCCGCACCCCTGCCTTCGCCACCGCCACCTGCGCTGCcatctggctctgtgctgccctgctgacACTGCCcctgaccctgcagcagcagtcctACCCCCTGTACGGGGCAGACCTCATGCTCTGCCACGAtgtcctccccaggcaggaggaggaggcctaCTTCTTCTACTACTTCATCTGCCTGATCGCCTGTGCCTTCCTCACCCCACTGCTGGTGATGGTCTTCAGCTACTGCTCGGTGCTGCGTGTGCTCCTGCGCAGTGGGAAGCGCTACTCCTACTCCGTGAAGCTCACAGCTCTGGTGCTTTTCACACTTGTGGCCTTCTACACACCCAGCAACGTTCTCCTCCTTGTTCACTACTCCAGCTATAACTGCAAGCTGTATGGCAACCTGTACCTCAGCTATATGGTGAGCCTGGCCATTAGCACCTTCAACAGCTGTGCTGATCCCTTTGTCTACTACTATGTTTCTGAAGACTTCAGGGATAAGGTGAGAAGGAAATTCTTTGGTcgcagaaaacaaaacaccacatccctaaaaacctccaaggaaaCACTGCCTCAAAAGAGTTCTAAAGACTCCCTGGTATAA